The following are encoded in a window of Armatimonadota bacterium genomic DNA:
- a CDS encoding ABC transporter permease, whose protein sequence is MRLGRHELTLEPRPALPAVYAVLGAVVAILLALVLASVLFLSADAPLFAAYRTVFSYAFFNPHGVLATAQRSIYLLLCTYAFLVPLRAGLWNIGLPGQVYAGALAAFAVPFALRATGSPPALPAGVLVALMVAAAATAGAALGGFAGLLRARLQVNEILVTMMLNSILVWLVAYMIKEGGPFMGATAEGESFSLPPPLYAPLLQGVPFTALLALGAAVFLDLLFAKTALGYRIRAFGENPSAARYGGIIPVTLSLFVFLLGGAFAGLAGYHYFAAVPGVYKIPGNYGYYGDLGFYGIISALIARGSSLGAVPIAVLFAGLSLGARFAQGALRLPFGVDYALLGLLMMTFIASHVLYQFRLIWRRVEAQAPAIAAEMSRE, encoded by the coding sequence GTGAGGCTGGGGCGTCACGAGCTGACCCTGGAGCCGCGGCCCGCGCTGCCTGCCGTCTACGCGGTACTGGGGGCGGTTGTGGCCATCCTGCTGGCCCTGGTGCTGGCCAGCGTCCTCTTCCTTTCCGCCGATGCTCCCCTCTTCGCCGCCTACCGCACGGTCTTCTCCTACGCCTTCTTCAACCCCCACGGCGTCCTGGCCACCGCCCAGCGCTCCATCTACCTCCTGTTGTGCACCTACGCCTTCCTCGTGCCCCTGCGGGCCGGCCTGTGGAACATCGGGCTGCCCGGTCAGGTGTACGCCGGGGCGCTGGCGGCCTTCGCTGTCCCCTTCGCCCTGCGCGCCACGGGATCGCCCCCCGCCCTCCCGGCCGGAGTCCTGGTCGCCCTCATGGTCGCGGCTGCGGCCACCGCGGGCGCGGCCCTGGGCGGCTTTGCTGGCCTGCTCCGCGCCAGGCTTCAGGTGAACGAGATCCTGGTCACCATGATGCTGAACTCGATCCTGGTCTGGCTCGTGGCGTACATGATCAAGGAAGGCGGACCGTTCATGGGTGCCACGGCCGAAGGGGAGAGCTTCAGCCTACCCCCGCCGCTGTACGCGCCTCTCTTGCAGGGGGTGCCCTTCACCGCGCTGCTGGCCCTGGGGGCGGCGGTCTTCCTGGATCTTCTCTTCGCCAAGACCGCGCTGGGCTACCGCATCCGGGCCTTCGGTGAGAACCCCTCCGCCGCCCGGTACGGCGGCATTATCCCTGTGACCCTCTCCCTGTTCGTCTTCCTTCTGGGCGGCGCCTTCGCCGGTCTGGCCGGCTACCACTACTTCGCCGCCGTCCCCGGTGTGTACAAGATCCCGGGGAACTACGGCTACTATGGGGACCTGGGGTTCTACGGTATCATCTCCGCCCTGATTGCCCGCGGCTCATCCCTGGGCGCTGTCCCCATCGCCGTCCTCTTCGCCGGCCTGTCCCTGGGAGCCAGGTTCGCCCAGGGAGCGTTGCGCCTCCCCTTCGGGGTGGATTATGCGCTTCTGGGCCTGCTCATGATGACGTTTATCGCCTCCCACGTCCTCTATCAGTTCCGCCTGATCTGGCGGCGGGTCGAGGCCCAGGCCCCGGCCATCGCGGCGGAGATGTCCAGGGAGTAG
- a CDS encoding ABC transporter ATP-binding protein produces MTVPAERAGTEPLLAARGISKRFPGVLALDRVDFEVQAGEVHAVLGQNGAGKTTLMNILFGLVQPDAGALYLRGGRVHFRSPHDAIAQGIGMVHQTRRLVAAHTVLENIVLGHPRIRGLLNLRAARAEVEALCRRYGFAVDLGARVWQLSEGERQWVEILKALYGGARILILDEPTSVLTPPEVKTLLAGLQTLVRDRGVTVLLVTHKLPIVMAASHRVTVFRSGRVAARLWTAEATEETLVQHMIGREVAFRTVERSVGAGHPLLQVEQLSAFNDRGLLALRGVSFALRAGEILGVAGVSGNGQEELAQVLAGLRPASGGRIRFDGRDVTHLSPLERWRIGMGYIPAERTEVASIASFSLVENTALTYHFDPAYTPRGLLDQAGLGRLTRHILSTYNVVAPHHHAPARHLSGGNLQKLILGRVLSRRPRFLIAHLPTQGLDVEATAFVRAKLLEAREEGAAVLLISEDLDEILSLSDRVAPIYEGRFVAVLPREQADAEMVGAMMAGSRPQETRLR; encoded by the coding sequence ATGACCGTACCGGCTGAGCGCGCGGGGACCGAGCCCCTCCTCGCGGCCCGCGGCATCAGTAAGCGCTTCCCCGGGGTGCTGGCCCTGGACCGGGTGGACTTCGAGGTCCAGGCGGGCGAGGTGCACGCGGTCCTGGGGCAGAACGGCGCCGGCAAGACCACCCTGATGAATATCCTCTTCGGCCTGGTGCAGCCCGACGCGGGTGCCCTCTACCTGCGGGGGGGGCGGGTGCACTTCCGTTCGCCCCACGACGCCATCGCCCAGGGGATCGGGATGGTGCACCAGACCCGCCGCCTGGTGGCCGCGCACACGGTGCTGGAGAACATCGTCCTGGGGCACCCCCGCATACGCGGCCTCCTCAACCTGCGCGCCGCCCGTGCCGAGGTGGAGGCCCTGTGCCGCCGCTACGGCTTTGCCGTCGACCTGGGGGCCAGGGTGTGGCAGCTCTCGGAGGGGGAGCGGCAGTGGGTGGAGATCCTCAAGGCCCTCTACGGGGGGGCGCGTATCCTCATCCTGGACGAGCCCACTTCGGTGCTCACGCCCCCTGAGGTCAAGACCCTCCTGGCCGGCCTGCAGACCCTGGTCCGCGACCGGGGCGTCACCGTCCTGCTAGTCACCCACAAGCTGCCCATTGTCATGGCCGCCAGCCACCGAGTGACGGTCTTCCGTTCCGGAAGGGTCGCCGCCCGCCTGTGGACGGCGGAGGCCACCGAGGAGACCCTGGTGCAGCACATGATCGGCCGCGAGGTGGCCTTCCGCACCGTGGAGCGATCCGTCGGCGCGGGGCATCCCCTGCTGCAGGTGGAGCAGCTCTCCGCCTTCAACGACCGGGGCCTCCTGGCCCTGCGCGGCGTATCCTTCGCCCTGCGCGCGGGCGAGATCCTGGGCGTGGCTGGCGTCAGCGGGAACGGTCAGGAGGAGCTGGCCCAGGTCCTGGCAGGGCTGCGTCCGGCCAGCGGGGGGCGGATCCGCTTCGATGGCCGCGACGTGACCCACCTCTCACCCCTGGAGCGGTGGCGCATCGGGATGGGCTACATCCCGGCGGAACGAACCGAGGTGGCCTCCATCGCCTCTTTCTCCCTGGTGGAGAACACCGCGCTCACCTACCACTTCGACCCGGCGTACACGCCACGCGGCCTGCTGGACCAGGCGGGCCTGGGCCGGCTCACGCGGCACATCCTTTCCACCTATAATGTGGTGGCTCCCCATCACCACGCTCCGGCGCGGCACCTCTCCGGAGGCAACCTGCAGAAGCTCATCCTAGGCCGGGTGCTCTCCCGCCGCCCCCGCTTCCTCATCGCCCACCTCCCCACGCAGGGGCTGGACGTGGAGGCGACGGCGTTCGTTAGGGCCAAGCTCCTGGAGGCCCGGGAGGAAGGGGCGGCGGTTCTGCTCATCTCCGAAGACCTGGACGAAATCCTCTCCCTCAGCGACCGGGTGGCGCCCATCTACGAAGGGCGATTCGTCGCCGTCCTCCCCCGGGAGCAGGCCGACGCCGAGATGGTGGGCGCCATGATGGCCGGATCGCGGCCGCAGGAGACCCGCCTGCGGTGA
- a CDS encoding BMP family ABC transporter substrate-binding protein, protein MRIVIPSLLLAALLAGAAGAVGSSAHAGAANATLAILHFSVIKGTTWSGAHHRAAQRIAEKYPNVKYVYREEVGPDLTVPYAEELIRQGANIVVGNAEFMGLPLKDIADKYPKVYFGSVVASDVTTKRNFIRFFPRQYQALYLEGLIAAALTRSGNIGIVSAFPNVQVIRRQAGFFLGVQDGAKALGKKVTVYVKYVGDWYKPAEEREVATTLVRQYKVDVITQQTDSGSPLDVAQERKIWFVGKDMDVVGFYGWSSTDTVAVSFDTRWEVLYERMVKEWLAGNQTPRTLLYLGMRDTMTLADGTVEPTVDIMNNKKVGVDAISPKARPLIPASILRLVSQRREQMMKGQWDPFFEHAFISNGTGLALKDTPIPAKGRVVKKARQTPSDTWLLGKFNFDLNGITILK, encoded by the coding sequence GTGCGGATCGTCATCCCGTCGTTGCTGCTCGCGGCGCTCCTGGCAGGCGCCGCAGGCGCTGTGGGTTCGTCTGCCCACGCAGGAGCAGCGAATGCGACCCTGGCGATCCTGCACTTCAGCGTGATCAAGGGGACGACCTGGTCCGGCGCCCACCACCGCGCCGCCCAGCGCATCGCCGAGAAGTACCCCAACGTGAAGTACGTCTACCGCGAAGAAGTGGGACCGGACCTCACCGTGCCCTACGCCGAAGAGTTGATCCGGCAGGGCGCAAACATCGTGGTGGGGAATGCCGAGTTCATGGGCCTTCCCCTCAAGGACATCGCCGACAAGTACCCCAAGGTCTACTTCGGGTCCGTGGTGGCCAGCGATGTGACCACCAAGCGCAACTTCATCCGGTTCTTCCCGCGCCAGTACCAGGCCCTCTACCTGGAGGGGCTGATCGCCGCCGCCCTCACCCGCAGCGGGAACATCGGCATCGTCTCTGCCTTCCCCAACGTGCAGGTCATCCGCCGCCAGGCCGGCTTCTTCCTGGGGGTACAGGACGGGGCCAAGGCCCTGGGCAAGAAGGTCACCGTCTACGTGAAGTACGTGGGAGACTGGTACAAGCCCGCGGAGGAGCGCGAGGTGGCCACGACCCTGGTGCGTCAGTACAAGGTGGACGTGATCACCCAGCAGACCGACTCCGGCTCCCCGCTGGACGTGGCCCAGGAGCGCAAGATCTGGTTCGTGGGCAAGGACATGGACGTGGTGGGCTTCTACGGGTGGTCCAGTACCGACACGGTAGCCGTCTCCTTCGACACCCGCTGGGAGGTCCTCTACGAGCGCATGGTGAAGGAGTGGCTGGCCGGCAACCAGACCCCGCGCACCCTGCTCTACCTGGGTATGCGGGATACCATGACCCTGGCCGACGGCACGGTGGAGCCCACCGTGGACATCATGAACAACAAGAAGGTGGGGGTGGACGCCATCAGCCCCAAGGCGCGGCCGCTCATCCCGGCCTCCATCCTCCGCCTGGTGAGCCAGCGCCGCGAGCAGATGATGAAGGGGCAGTGGGATCCGTTTTTCGAGCACGCCTTCATCAGCAACGGCACCGGGCTGGCCCTCAAGGACACCCCGATTCCCGCCAAGGGGAGGGTGGTGAAGAAGGCGCGGCAGACGCCGTCCGACACATGGCTGCTGGGGAAGTTCAACTTCGACCTCAACGGGATAACTATCCTGAAGTGA
- a CDS encoding GntR family transcriptional regulator: MLSLGDLATQLGKRRSAPDLVAEVLREAILRGILRGGEPLPQDEVAAQLGVSRIPVREALRQLEAEGLVKFNPHRAVVVSELSAAEVEEIYDIRIPLECTALRLALPRISAEDLRRAEAILEAIDAETDIFRWSQLNRDFHAVLYTPANRPRLLDLINTMRANVDRYMRIYISLLNFKPRSQQEHRRILAAVRRRDTRRAITALERHLGAACRELVAYLSREPVSAASRAPGRPG; the protein is encoded by the coding sequence ATGCTCTCTCTGGGAGACCTGGCCACGCAACTGGGCAAGCGGCGCAGCGCGCCTGACCTGGTGGCGGAGGTGCTGCGCGAGGCTATCCTCAGGGGGATTCTCCGCGGCGGGGAGCCTCTCCCCCAGGATGAGGTGGCGGCGCAGCTGGGCGTGAGCCGGATTCCCGTACGCGAAGCCCTGCGGCAGCTGGAGGCCGAGGGGCTGGTCAAGTTCAACCCACACCGCGCCGTGGTTGTCTCCGAACTCTCGGCCGCCGAGGTGGAGGAGATCTACGATATCCGCATTCCCCTGGAGTGCACCGCCCTCCGCCTGGCTCTCCCCCGCATCAGCGCCGAGGACCTGCGGCGGGCCGAGGCGATTCTGGAGGCCATCGACGCGGAGACGGACATCTTCCGCTGGAGCCAGCTGAACCGGGACTTTCACGCCGTTCTCTATACCCCGGCCAACCGCCCTCGCCTGCTGGACCTGATCAACACCATGCGAGCCAACGTCGACCGTTACATGCGCATCTACATCTCGCTGCTTAACTTCAAGCCCCGGTCGCAGCAGGAGCATCGCCGCATCCTGGCAGCGGTGCGGCGGCGCGACACTCGCAGGGCCATCACCGCCCTGGAGAGGCACCTGGGGGCGGCGTGCCGGGAACTGGTGGCGTATCTCTCCCGGGAACCTGTCTCTGCAGCGTCGCGCGCGCCCGGTCGCCCAGGGTAA
- a CDS encoding C-terminal binding protein — protein sequence MGRWMVLVTDYVFPSLEVERAVLRAAGAELVAMQAGSEAELAEAVGNADGLLVCYAPVTRRVIERAQRCRVIARYGIGVDNVDVDAATERGIVVTNVPDYCIEEVSDHALALLLACARKVAFLDRGVRAGRWEARDAVPIRRLRGQVLGLVGFGKIPRLLAAKARALGLTVLAYDPYLDAATCEAYGARQVELGELLARADFVSVHAPLTPQTRGLIGEAELRRMKPTAYLINTARGPIVHEAALLQALQEGWIAGAALDVLESEPPPAGHPLLQAPQVVLTPHVAFYSEESLQELQRKAAEEVARVLTGQPPRYPVNVVQAPGTRGGS from the coding sequence GTGGGCCGCTGGATGGTGCTGGTCACCGACTACGTTTTTCCTTCCCTGGAGGTGGAGCGGGCGGTCCTGCGGGCCGCCGGTGCCGAGCTGGTGGCCATGCAGGCGGGCAGCGAAGCCGAGCTGGCAGAGGCGGTGGGCAATGCAGATGGCCTGCTGGTCTGCTACGCCCCGGTCACGCGTCGGGTCATCGAGCGGGCACAGCGTTGTCGGGTCATCGCTCGCTACGGCATCGGCGTGGACAACGTGGATGTAGATGCAGCTACAGAGCGGGGCATTGTGGTCACCAACGTGCCAGACTACTGCATCGAGGAGGTGAGCGACCACGCCCTGGCCCTGCTGCTGGCCTGCGCCCGTAAGGTGGCTTTCCTGGACCGGGGGGTGCGCGCCGGCCGCTGGGAGGCCAGAGACGCTGTGCCCATCCGCCGCCTGCGGGGGCAGGTGCTGGGGCTGGTGGGCTTCGGCAAGATCCCCCGGCTCCTGGCGGCCAAGGCGCGGGCCCTGGGCCTGACGGTGCTGGCCTACGACCCCTACCTGGATGCTGCCACCTGCGAGGCGTACGGAGCACGCCAGGTGGAGCTGGGGGAGCTGCTGGCCCGGGCCGACTTTGTTTCGGTGCACGCGCCCCTTACCCCGCAAACCAGGGGACTGATCGGCGAGGCCGAGCTGCGCCGCATGAAGCCCACCGCCTACCTGATCAACACGGCGCGGGGCCCCATCGTCCACGAGGCGGCGCTGCTGCAGGCGCTGCAGGAGGGCTGGATCGCCGGGGCGGCGCTGGACGTCCTGGAGAGCGAGCCGCCGCCTGCCGGCCACCCCCTGCTGCAGGCCCCGCAGGTGGTTCTCACCCCCCATGTGGCCTTCTACTCCGAGGAGTCGCTGCAGGAGCTGCAACGCAAGGCGGCGGAGGAGGTGGCCCGGGTGCTCACGGGTCAACCGCCGCGCTACCCCGTGAACGTGGTCCAGGCACCAGGTACGAGAGGAGGGTCCTGA
- a CDS encoding pyruvate carboxyltransferase, translated as MATPWFSERWFTSPHNFSEEVRAQLRFPQQIIFHDITLRDGEQQAGVVFTRDDKIRIAEKLAEAGVHRIEAGMATVSPADEEAIREIVRRRLGPKIFAFSRCMVSDIQRAVDCGVEGVVVEIPSSEHIIELGYQWPLQKAIDLSVEATRFAHEQGLYVVFFPIDATRAEPGWFLNLIEQVATQGHMDALVLVDTFGGSSPHAISYFTRQVQARIHKPLEAHFHDDFGMAVANTLIALSLGVEVAHVTVSSLGERAGNCALEDLALALLTLYGIDTGLRTETFYDLSRLVRELAGITLPPNRPIVGDMLFKVESGIIATWLARLQEKRPVELFPFHWGLVGQPPAEIVLGKGSGRDSILYFLSRLGYDLSPGDPRVDELLVRVKEHSLTTKRLLGDEEFRGLAELVLGPPAAAPTGREVHPG; from the coding sequence ATGGCGACACCCTGGTTCAGCGAGCGGTGGTTCACCAGCCCGCACAACTTCAGCGAGGAGGTACGCGCCCAGCTCAGGTTCCCCCAGCAGATTATCTTCCACGACATCACCCTGCGGGACGGCGAACAGCAGGCGGGGGTGGTCTTCACCAGGGATGACAAGATCCGCATCGCCGAGAAGCTGGCCGAGGCCGGGGTGCACCGCATCGAGGCGGGGATGGCCACAGTCTCCCCAGCGGACGAGGAGGCCATCCGGGAGATCGTCAGGCGCCGCCTGGGCCCCAAGATCTTCGCCTTCTCCCGCTGTATGGTCTCGGACATCCAGCGGGCCGTGGACTGCGGCGTTGAGGGGGTGGTGGTAGAGATCCCCAGCAGCGAGCACATCATCGAGCTGGGCTACCAGTGGCCCCTGCAAAAGGCCATCGACCTCTCCGTGGAGGCCACCCGCTTCGCCCACGAGCAGGGGCTATACGTGGTCTTCTTCCCCATCGATGCCACCCGCGCCGAGCCGGGTTGGTTCCTGAACCTCATCGAGCAGGTGGCCACCCAGGGGCACATGGACGCCCTGGTGCTGGTGGACACCTTCGGAGGCTCCTCGCCCCACGCCATCAGCTACTTCACCCGGCAGGTGCAAGCGCGCATCCACAAACCCCTGGAGGCCCACTTCCACGACGACTTCGGCATGGCGGTGGCCAATACGCTGATAGCCCTCTCCCTGGGGGTGGAGGTGGCGCATGTGACGGTCTCTTCCCTGGGGGAGCGCGCCGGCAACTGCGCCCTGGAGGACCTGGCCCTGGCCCTGCTCACCCTCTACGGCATCGACACGGGCCTGCGCACCGAGACCTTCTACGACCTCTCCCGCCTGGTGCGCGAGCTGGCCGGGATCACCCTGCCTCCAAACCGGCCCATCGTGGGCGACATGCTCTTTAAGGTGGAGTCGGGGATCATCGCCACCTGGCTGGCCCGCCTGCAGGAGAAGCGGCCGGTGGAGCTGTTTCCCTTCCACTGGGGACTGGTGGGCCAGCCCCCGGCGGAGATCGTACTGGGCAAGGGCAGCGGCCGCGATTCCATCCTATACTTCCTCAGCCGCCTGGGCTACGACCTGTCCCCCGGCGACCCGCGTGTCGACGAGCTGCTAGTGCGGGTGAAGGAGCACTCCCTGACCACCAAGCGGCTGCTTGGCGACGAGGAGTTCCGCGGCCTGGCCGAGTTGGTGCTGGGTCCTCCCGCCGCCGCGCCGACCGGCCGCGAGGTGCATCCCGGCTGA
- a CDS encoding amidohydrolase family protein, whose protein sequence is MDTVDVHSHFFPQPFLRLIRSHGEPHGASLQRREGVEWLTMPGHPPVPLAPLFVDAEARRASLEQAGITAQALSLSPPMVYWAPPDLGVALAQAFNDGISELARAYPDQFVGLATLPLQDVPAALREMERASTLQMRGVYLATTVRGRYLDAPEFAPLWELAVALDLPVFIHPQTHLGADVLAHCHLFNSVGFPVETAVLAARLIYAGTFDRYPSLRVVLAHAGGVLPMLLGRLDHAHRQRPECRQAIQAPPSFYLRHFYFDTVTHDDITLRFLVQRVGIRQVVLGSDAPYDMADEGPVVRVRRLGLQPEATACILGRTARRLLHWELKPAVKEG, encoded by the coding sequence ATGGACACCGTGGATGTGCACAGCCACTTCTTCCCCCAGCCCTTCCTGCGGCTAATACGCTCCCACGGCGAGCCCCATGGGGCGTCGCTGCAGCGGCGGGAGGGGGTGGAGTGGTTGACCATGCCCGGGCATCCCCCGGTGCCGCTGGCGCCGCTGTTCGTGGACGCCGAGGCCCGCCGGGCCAGTCTGGAGCAGGCGGGGATTACCGCCCAGGCCCTCTCGCTGTCCCCGCCCATGGTCTACTGGGCGCCGCCCGACCTGGGTGTGGCTCTGGCCCAGGCCTTCAACGACGGGATCAGCGAGCTGGCCCGGGCCTACCCGGATCAGTTCGTGGGGCTGGCCACGCTGCCGCTGCAGGACGTCCCGGCGGCGCTGCGGGAGATGGAGCGGGCCAGCACCCTGCAGATGCGGGGGGTCTACCTGGCCACCACGGTGCGGGGACGCTACCTGGATGCCCCGGAATTCGCCCCCCTGTGGGAGCTGGCCGTGGCCCTGGACCTCCCGGTGTTCATCCACCCCCAGACCCACCTGGGCGCCGATGTGCTGGCGCACTGCCACCTGTTCAACAGTGTGGGCTTCCCCGTGGAGACTGCGGTGCTGGCGGCGCGCCTGATCTACGCTGGTACCTTCGACCGCTACCCGTCGCTGCGGGTGGTGCTGGCGCATGCCGGAGGGGTCCTGCCCATGCTGCTGGGACGACTGGACCACGCCCACCGGCAGCGTCCGGAGTGCCGGCAGGCCATCCAGGCGCCGCCGTCCTTTTACCTGCGACACTTCTACTTCGACACGGTGACCCACGACGACATCACCCTGCGGTTCCTGGTGCAGCGGGTGGGCATCCGGCAGGTGGTGCTGGGCAGCGACGCCCCCTATGACATGGCCGACGAGGGGCCTGTGGTCCGGGTACGCCGCCTGGGCCTGCAGCCGGAGGCGACGGCCTGCATTCTTGGCCGCACCGCCCGTCGGCTACTGCACTGGGAGCTCAAGCCTGCGGTGAAGGAGGGATGA